In the Haloferula helveola genome, one interval contains:
- a CDS encoding sensor histidine kinase — protein sequence MWRRIPLVSGGLAGVWALCLPLSGLAWEPATTTTPFELRCEVRSWTVADGLPHPRVKSLCQLPDGRLLVGTQNGLARYDGSTMASIEGPLRPDQIPRVWNVSRVHRTSSDEVLVVGPTRPFSVLDGDTFQPLDGGPAGWMAMCEDREGVLWTVAGNSATIGVFERRDGTFRKTSEFNSYAVPHDLRLTDDGRIWGILKLKPLEGNTNLFELIDGVVTPRLVPAEAGQGLEFFVTKEGKLHLMGSRGIYAYEDGAWSSVRQFPGGVTFTGDRTVSNAVEDLHGDLWIGTTGEGLWVWERDSAPAKVVIPGRQLSRLVSDLLIDRSGSIWVGTDAGLFQFYRPPFVRWPAWEVHRSSPVGAMAEDGTGTMWFTSNEDVFHLRPGQFAEVALGAVAVRRTHVIGCDAGAIVVGWGGPFWMQTEQEMSHFAPHPFAPERLGYIESVAATRDVLWAVSGSLLSRFEQGEWVLDHPNGDKNLAAEPAVAATDDGELIASFRPGGFFRRSASGEWVPLGRPEGNEILQTVAFDPNGGFWARAGATTLGRYSDGTWKVFEPQGFELPARFDMVDDGKRWLWFYGPGTGVLRLDRDAVLKHLDGETDVAIESRMFGVEDGLSTTASFNLGHSMIEARDGRIWVTTSAGVCAMDPAVWEAECQRSTPPSIVLTGAFVDDESRMEQLRGGQEISIAADARRLQVDYQGIDLVAPERVGYRYRLVGYDDGWVSAGNRRQAIYQDLPAGSYTFEVVATGREGAASPEPVGLAVLVEPAWWERPAARAAAVLLVLAAIALAFALRERAVRARESRREAYSRQLIATQEEERARIAGELHDSLGQEMLVLKGRLELAAIKHPDAEETLEELSGEISETIEHARALSHDLRPPRLERFGLSKALEALGEDLRSGAKFEVVTRVDELNPRLPGELEIGLYRIAQEAVANVIKHAEASQVGITLHRAGSGVVLEIRDNGRGFDPATATQRPGLGVNGMGERARLFGGVFRCESKPGGGTLVTVTVKSPGSGRL from the coding sequence ATGTGGCGGCGAATCCCTCTCGTTTCCGGCGGTCTGGCCGGTGTCTGGGCGCTGTGCTTGCCGCTTTCCGGTCTGGCGTGGGAACCGGCGACTACGACCACACCCTTCGAATTGCGGTGCGAGGTGCGTTCGTGGACGGTCGCGGACGGCTTGCCGCACCCGCGGGTGAAGTCACTTTGCCAGCTTCCGGACGGGCGCCTGCTGGTCGGAACCCAGAACGGGTTGGCCCGTTATGATGGATCGACGATGGCATCCATTGAAGGGCCGCTTCGGCCCGACCAGATTCCGCGGGTGTGGAATGTCTCGCGGGTTCACCGAACGTCTTCGGATGAGGTGCTGGTGGTTGGCCCCACCCGACCTTTCTCGGTGCTCGATGGAGATACCTTCCAACCGCTTGACGGTGGTCCGGCAGGTTGGATGGCGATGTGCGAAGACCGGGAAGGAGTGCTTTGGACGGTGGCGGGAAACTCGGCCACGATCGGGGTTTTCGAGCGACGGGACGGGACGTTCCGCAAGACTTCCGAGTTCAATTCTTATGCGGTTCCTCATGATCTCCGCCTCACGGACGACGGACGGATCTGGGGAATTCTCAAACTCAAGCCGTTGGAGGGAAACACCAACCTGTTCGAGTTGATCGACGGAGTGGTGACGCCCCGGCTCGTGCCGGCTGAAGCGGGACAGGGGCTTGAGTTCTTCGTGACGAAGGAGGGAAAGCTTCACCTGATGGGGTCTCGCGGGATTTACGCCTACGAAGACGGAGCGTGGAGTTCGGTGCGTCAGTTTCCTGGAGGGGTGACCTTCACCGGCGACAGGACCGTGTCGAATGCGGTCGAAGACCTGCATGGGGACCTGTGGATTGGCACGACGGGAGAAGGGCTCTGGGTTTGGGAGAGGGACTCTGCTCCTGCGAAGGTGGTGATCCCGGGAAGGCAGCTCTCGCGGTTGGTGTCCGATCTTCTCATCGACCGGTCCGGATCGATCTGGGTCGGTACGGATGCGGGCCTTTTCCAATTCTACCGGCCGCCGTTCGTGCGCTGGCCGGCTTGGGAAGTCCACCGGTCCTCGCCGGTTGGGGCGATGGCCGAAGACGGAACGGGCACGATGTGGTTCACCAGCAACGAGGACGTGTTTCATTTACGGCCCGGACAGTTCGCCGAAGTGGCACTCGGGGCGGTGGCGGTCCGACGAACCCATGTCATCGGATGCGACGCGGGAGCCATCGTGGTCGGATGGGGCGGGCCATTCTGGATGCAGACCGAACAGGAGATGTCCCATTTCGCACCGCATCCCTTCGCGCCGGAACGTCTGGGCTACATCGAATCTGTCGCCGCCACGCGAGATGTGTTGTGGGCGGTGTCGGGGTCGCTGCTTTCGCGGTTCGAGCAGGGAGAGTGGGTGTTGGATCATCCGAACGGGGACAAGAACCTCGCCGCGGAACCGGCAGTCGCCGCGACCGATGACGGTGAGTTGATCGCGTCGTTCCGGCCCGGTGGGTTTTTCCGGCGAAGCGCTTCCGGCGAGTGGGTGCCGCTCGGGCGTCCGGAGGGAAATGAGATTCTTCAAACGGTGGCTTTCGATCCGAACGGAGGTTTCTGGGCAAGGGCCGGGGCCACGACTCTCGGAAGGTATTCGGATGGGACGTGGAAGGTCTTCGAGCCTCAGGGCTTCGAGCTTCCCGCCCGCTTCGATATGGTCGACGACGGCAAGCGTTGGCTCTGGTTCTACGGTCCGGGAACTGGAGTGCTGCGTCTTGATCGCGATGCGGTTCTGAAGCACTTGGACGGTGAAACCGATGTTGCGATCGAGTCGCGGATGTTCGGTGTGGAGGATGGGTTGAGCACGACCGCATCCTTCAATCTCGGACACTCGATGATCGAGGCCCGCGATGGCCGGATCTGGGTCACGACGAGTGCCGGAGTGTGTGCCATGGATCCGGCGGTTTGGGAGGCGGAGTGCCAGCGCAGCACTCCTCCGTCGATCGTGTTGACCGGTGCGTTTGTTGACGACGAATCCCGCATGGAACAGCTCCGCGGTGGTCAGGAGATCTCGATTGCGGCCGACGCCCGACGGTTGCAGGTCGATTACCAGGGGATCGATCTCGTCGCCCCGGAGCGGGTCGGATACCGATACCGGCTGGTGGGCTATGACGACGGATGGGTGTCGGCGGGGAACCGGAGGCAGGCGATCTATCAGGACCTGCCCGCCGGGTCGTACACGTTCGAAGTGGTGGCGACAGGCAGGGAGGGCGCGGCCAGTCCAGAGCCGGTAGGCCTCGCGGTTCTCGTGGAGCCGGCGTGGTGGGAACGACCCGCAGCGCGTGCTGCAGCCGTGTTGTTGGTGCTCGCGGCGATCGCTCTCGCTTTCGCATTAAGGGAGCGGGCCGTGCGGGCCCGGGAGAGCAGGCGTGAGGCGTATTCACGGCAGTTGATCGCGACCCAGGAAGAGGAGCGCGCGAGGATTGCCGGAGAGCTGCACGACAGTTTGGGGCAGGAGATGCTGGTGCTCAAAGGCCGTCTGGAGCTGGCAGCGATCAAGCACCCGGACGCGGAGGAAACTCTGGAGGAGTTGTCGGGTGAGATCTCCGAGACCATCGAGCATGCCCGGGCACTCTCGCATGATCTGCGGCCTCCGAGATTGGAGCGGTTTGGTCTCTCGAAGGCTCTCGAGGCGCTCGGTGAGGACCTTCGGAGTGGAGCGAAGTTCGAGGTGGTCACCCGAGTTGACGAACTGAATCCGCGATTGCCCGGGGAACTGGAGATCGGGCTCTACCGGATCGCGCAGGAGGCGGTGGCGAACGTCATCAAGCATGCCGAAGCGAGCCAGGTGGGCATCACCCTGCATCGGGCGGGATCCGGCGTGGTGCTGGAGATCCGCGACAACGGGCGCGGTTTCGATCCTGCGACCGCCACGCAGCGGCCGGGGCTCGGGGTCAATGGAATGGGGGAGAGGGCGAGGTTGTTTGGAGGAGTCTTTCGTTGCGAGTCGAAGCCCGGAGGTGGCACGCTCGTCACCGTCACCGTCAAGTCACCCGGTTCCGGCAGATTGTGA
- a CDS encoding response regulator transcription factor, translating into MSSIRVLLADDHPIFRDGMRLMLETDPSIKVVGEASNGSEALTKAAELNPDVTVLDINMPDMDGVDVASEIRKRGISSAIMFVTMEKSSMALRQVLDLEVNGYVLKNSGAREMIEAVRTVAGGEKYFSPAVAQLLVTRVQAGRELAQEVDGLSELTPSERKVLQLVASDRTSKEIAADLGVSVRTIEGHRARITRKLGLAGAHSLVKFAFEHKDRL; encoded by the coding sequence GTGAGTTCGATTCGAGTCCTTCTGGCAGACGACCACCCGATCTTCCGGGATGGCATGCGGCTCATGCTAGAAACCGATCCATCAATCAAGGTGGTCGGCGAGGCGTCGAACGGAAGCGAGGCGTTGACGAAAGCCGCCGAGTTGAATCCGGACGTGACCGTCCTCGACATCAACATGCCGGACATGGACGGGGTGGACGTGGCGTCCGAGATCCGCAAGCGGGGCATCTCCTCCGCGATCATGTTCGTCACGATGGAGAAGAGCTCGATGGCGCTGCGTCAGGTTCTCGATCTGGAGGTCAATGGCTACGTGCTGAAGAACTCCGGCGCTCGCGAGATGATCGAGGCGGTTCGTACGGTGGCGGGTGGTGAGAAGTACTTCAGCCCAGCCGTGGCGCAGCTTCTGGTGACCCGCGTGCAGGCGGGGCGCGAGTTGGCGCAGGAGGTCGATGGCCTCTCCGAACTCACGCCCAGCGAGCGCAAGGTCCTGCAGCTTGTGGCCAGCGACCGAACCAGCAAGGAGATCGCCGCCGACCTGGGCGTCAGTGTCCGCACCATCGAGGGACACCGCGCCCGGATCACCAGGAAGCTCGGCCTCGCGGGCGCACACTCCCTGGTGAAGTTCGCCTTCGAGCACAAGGACAGGCTCTAG
- a CDS encoding LptF/LptG family permease, with the protein MRISDRYIGRHILSGTLFAIVLLSALLVLGNLFKEIRPLLVEVGAPLWVLWDFLLGIIPVSLIYTVPWAFLSAVLLVFGRMSSDNELNAFRAAGVSLVRLSAPVVILGLAFSALCLWLNLQVAPEAKRRVEDIVTRTIIQDPRSLLRAGVDQSRIKNVKVDSESSEGDVFHNFHIFVMEDNDDSTDGGAYIHADTAKTVVDEEKQQIRLRLTGVYSDGPAGPSKDFTLMSGDLEWMVVDYSEDARRKPKPSAMTNKEIDDFLASWPTLPEKYRARYRAEQMRRYSSSFACLAFAFIGVPLGIKARRRDTSTGLIVSLAVGVTYFLAGSMIENPTEDGQWVLWIPNLLCLGLGIFLFRRARFR; encoded by the coding sequence ATGCGGATTTCGGACCGATACATTGGACGCCATATCTTGTCCGGTACGCTCTTCGCCATCGTGCTCCTGAGCGCCCTGCTGGTCCTCGGCAACCTCTTCAAGGAGATCCGACCGCTGCTGGTCGAGGTAGGCGCGCCGCTCTGGGTCCTTTGGGACTTCCTGCTGGGCATCATTCCCGTCTCGCTGATCTACACCGTCCCCTGGGCCTTCCTCTCGGCGGTGCTGCTGGTATTCGGACGGATGTCTTCCGACAACGAACTCAATGCCTTCCGGGCCGCGGGTGTCAGCCTCGTCCGGCTCTCCGCTCCGGTCGTCATCCTCGGCCTCGCCTTCTCCGCGCTGTGCCTGTGGCTGAACCTGCAGGTCGCCCCCGAGGCGAAACGCCGCGTCGAGGACATCGTCACCCGTACCATCATCCAAGATCCCCGTTCGCTGCTCCGCGCCGGCGTCGATCAGAGCCGGATCAAGAACGTCAAGGTGGACTCGGAAAGCAGTGAGGGCGACGTCTTCCACAACTTCCACATCTTCGTGATGGAGGACAACGACGACAGCACGGACGGCGGTGCCTACATCCATGCCGACACCGCGAAGACGGTGGTCGACGAGGAGAAGCAGCAGATCCGGCTGCGCCTCACCGGGGTCTATTCGGATGGACCGGCAGGACCGTCGAAAGACTTCACACTGATGTCCGGCGACCTTGAGTGGATGGTCGTCGACTACTCGGAAGACGCCCGTCGCAAGCCGAAGCCGAGCGCGATGACCAACAAGGAGATCGACGATTTCCTCGCGTCCTGGCCGACGCTTCCTGAGAAATACCGGGCACGCTACCGGGCCGAGCAGATGCGGCGCTACAGTTCGTCCTTCGCCTGTCTTGCATTCGCCTTCATCGGCGTGCCGCTCGGCATCAAGGCACGTCGCCGGGACACCTCGACCGGCCTGATCGTGAGTCTTGCCGTCGGCGTGACCTACTTCCTTGCCGGATCCATGATCGAAAACCCGACCGAAGACGGACAGTGGGTCCTCTGGATCCCGAACCTGCTCTGCCTCGGGCTCGGCATCTTCCTTTTCCGCCGGGCGAGGTTCCGTTAG
- a CDS encoding SulP family inorganic anion transporter: MSVSPLQRFQRRVREFFGEGNVDFKAVIGPIRRYNVAKFKADMGAAPNVALLAVPQGIAYAAIAELPISFGIICSAVAALVAPVFAGSRHTILGPTNATAFMVFSFFAAESALGAREAELVPLMVLMVGAFCLIGGLMKVADLLQFVSRSVLVGYVTGAAVLIMANQFKHILGIASFVDAAEPSNFVSLASALFTSLGHLQWPPLVMAVATGLLYFGLNRWKPRWPNFSISLVIASAVFGTLVHHRGGVFEGVATFSTFTFSELVPRLPDFGSKQIFNDISALTGVAFAVAFLACLENTVMAKSLASRSGDRAEVNQDMFAVGAANVACAFTGGMPASGSLTRSVLNYNSGAFTRFASMYAGFLVLMAALVIAWLPSFGIALIDYVPKAVLAALVVAIGVSLVNPQNIRICLRSTPDDAAVVITTFAATLLAPLHVAIFIGVGLSITLFLRRASRPHLVEYEFSEQGELREMGEKRKRPNPAISIVHVEGDLFFGASELFRNQVQRTAADPSLQVLILRLKNARHLDATSVLALEELIKFMRGQDRHVLISGAPKEVYKVLKNSGTLKLIQEGADREAGESNIFMYRASNPNISTRDALKRAQQLLGGQKADIRIFYDPSQA; encoded by the coding sequence ATGTCCGTGTCTCCCCTGCAACGGTTCCAGCGACGGGTGCGCGAGTTCTTCGGGGAGGGGAACGTCGACTTCAAAGCCGTCATCGGCCCAATCCGGCGTTACAATGTCGCGAAGTTCAAAGCGGACATGGGCGCGGCACCCAACGTCGCGCTGCTCGCGGTACCGCAGGGAATCGCCTACGCGGCCATCGCCGAGCTGCCGATCTCCTTCGGTATCATCTGTTCGGCGGTCGCGGCTCTGGTAGCGCCGGTGTTCGCGGGCTCCCGCCACACCATCCTCGGCCCGACCAACGCCACGGCGTTCATGGTCTTCAGCTTCTTCGCCGCGGAATCCGCACTTGGAGCACGCGAGGCGGAGCTCGTTCCCCTGATGGTCCTGATGGTCGGTGCGTTCTGCCTGATCGGTGGACTGATGAAAGTCGCCGATCTGCTGCAGTTCGTCTCGCGCTCGGTACTCGTCGGCTACGTCACCGGGGCCGCGGTGCTTATCATGGCGAACCAGTTCAAGCACATCCTTGGCATCGCTTCATTCGTCGATGCAGCGGAGCCGAGCAACTTCGTCAGCCTCGCATCCGCGCTCTTCACTTCTCTCGGACACCTCCAATGGCCGCCGTTAGTCATGGCCGTCGCGACCGGCCTCCTCTACTTCGGCCTTAACCGGTGGAAACCCCGATGGCCGAACTTCTCCATCTCGCTGGTGATCGCGTCAGCCGTGTTCGGCACTCTGGTGCATCACCGTGGCGGAGTCTTCGAAGGCGTCGCGACCTTCTCCACTTTCACGTTCTCCGAGTTGGTCCCCCGTCTCCCCGATTTCGGGTCCAAGCAGATCTTCAACGACATCAGCGCGCTCACCGGTGTGGCTTTCGCGGTCGCCTTTCTCGCCTGCCTCGAGAACACCGTGATGGCCAAGTCGCTCGCTTCACGCTCCGGCGACCGCGCCGAAGTGAACCAGGACATGTTCGCGGTCGGAGCCGCCAACGTGGCCTGCGCTTTCACCGGCGGCATGCCGGCCTCCGGATCGCTCACCCGCTCCGTTCTGAACTACAATTCCGGGGCATTCACCCGCTTCGCCTCGATGTACGCCGGCTTCCTCGTGCTGATGGCCGCGCTGGTCATCGCCTGGCTGCCGTCCTTCGGAATCGCGCTGATCGACTACGTTCCGAAGGCCGTCCTCGCCGCGCTCGTCGTCGCGATCGGCGTCAGCCTCGTCAACCCGCAGAACATCCGCATCTGCCTGCGCTCGACGCCCGATGATGCCGCCGTCGTCATCACCACTTTCGCCGCCACCCTGCTCGCGCCGCTCCACGTCGCGATCTTCATCGGCGTCGGCCTTTCGATCACTCTCTTCCTCCGCCGCGCCAGCCGCCCGCACCTCGTCGAATACGAGTTCAGCGAACAGGGCGAACTCCGGGAGATGGGTGAGAAACGCAAGCGGCCGAACCCCGCGATCTCGATCGTCCACGTCGAAGGCGACCTCTTCTTCGGCGCATCCGAGCTTTTCCGCAACCAGGTCCAGCGCACCGCCGCCGATCCATCGCTGCAGGTTCTCATCCTCCGACTCAAGAACGCCCGCCACCTCGACGCCACCTCGGTCCTCGCATTGGAGGAACTGATCAAGTTCATGCGCGGACAGGACCGCCACGTGCTGATTTCCGGCGCACCGAAGGAGGTCTACAAGGTGCTCAAGAACTCGGGCACCCTGAAGCTGATTCAGGAAGGCGCCGACCGCGAGGCGGGCGAAAGCAACATCTTCATGTACCGGGCCAGCAACCCGAACATCTCGACCCGCGACGCCCTCAAGCGCGCCCAGCAACTGCTTGGCGGCCAGAAGGCCGACATCCGGATCTTCTATGATCCGAGCCAGGCCTAG
- a CDS encoding response regulator transcription factor, producing MVPELHEAGFAGIMGGMASAATSIASCLIVDDHEKMRSLLRSLVGAGIPEIREAGNGAEGLDAFEEHRPDLVLMDIEMPVMDGISATRELVRRHPDAVVVVVTHHNDPAMHELALAAGARAFLLKTKLSQLPHLIRELQTEA from the coding sequence GTGGTCCCCGAACTCCACGAAGCCGGGTTCGCGGGCATCATGGGTGGTATGGCTTCCGCCGCCACCAGCATCGCCAGCTGCCTCATCGTCGACGACCACGAGAAGATGAGGTCCTTGCTCCGTTCTCTCGTCGGGGCCGGCATTCCCGAGATCCGCGAAGCCGGCAACGGCGCCGAAGGCCTCGATGCCTTTGAAGAGCACCGCCCGGATCTAGTGCTGATGGATATCGAGATGCCGGTGATGGACGGCATCAGCGCGACCCGCGAGCTCGTGCGCCGGCACCCCGACGCGGTCGTTGTGGTCGTCACCCATCACAACGACCCCGCCATGCACGAGCTCGCGCTCGCGGCGGGCGCCCGTGCTTTCCTGCTCAAAACGAAGCTCTCCCAACTCCCGCACCTCATTCGCGAACTCCAAACCGAAGCATGA